A region from the Achromobacter seleniivolatilans genome encodes:
- a CDS encoding entericidin A/B family lipoprotein — MRGKIVLTAFVVFGFVLAGCNTVAGMGKDMSRAGNAISNAADK, encoded by the coding sequence ATGCGCGGCAAGATCGTGCTGACCGCCTTTGTCGTATTCGGATTCGTGCTCGCCGGTTGCAATACCGTCGCGGGCATGGGCAAGGATATGTCCCGGGCCGGCAATGCCATTTCCAACGCCGCCGACAAGTAA
- the alaC gene encoding alanine transaminase: MRKFSRIERLPPYVFNITAELKMAARRRGEDIIDMSMGNPDGATPKHIVDKMVEATTRPTTHGYSVSKGIPRLRKAICDWYQRRYAVEFDPDSEAIVTIGSKEGLAHLMLATLDRGDTVLVPNPSYPIHIYGAVIAGANIRSVRMTPGVDFFEELERAVRESIPKPKMMVLGFPSNPTAQCVDLSFFERVVALAKEHDILVVHDLAYADITFDGYVAPSIMQVPGARDVAVEFFTMSKSYNMAGWRIGYMVGNKDLVNALARIKSYHDYGTFTPIQVAAIAALDGPQDCVNEIVAQYQSRRDVLVRGLHEAGWNVEIPKASMYIWAQIPEPYRAMGSLEFAKRVLSDAKVAVSPGIGFGEYGDDYVRFALIENEQRTRQAVRGIKDMFRKDGLLK, translated from the coding sequence ATGAGGAAGTTCTCTCGCATTGAGCGTTTGCCACCGTACGTGTTCAACATTACGGCCGAACTCAAGATGGCGGCGCGCAGGCGTGGCGAAGACATCATCGATATGTCGATGGGCAACCCGGACGGCGCAACACCCAAGCACATCGTCGATAAGATGGTTGAAGCGACGACTCGTCCGACGACCCACGGGTATTCGGTGTCCAAGGGCATCCCGCGTCTGCGCAAGGCGATCTGCGACTGGTATCAGCGCCGCTATGCCGTTGAATTCGATCCGGATTCCGAGGCAATCGTCACCATCGGTTCCAAAGAAGGCCTGGCTCACTTGATGCTGGCCACGCTGGACCGCGGCGACACCGTGCTGGTGCCGAACCCGAGCTACCCGATCCATATCTATGGCGCGGTCATTGCAGGGGCCAACATCCGTTCCGTGCGCATGACGCCGGGCGTGGATTTCTTCGAGGAACTGGAACGCGCCGTGCGCGAATCCATTCCTAAGCCCAAAATGATGGTGCTGGGTTTTCCCAGCAACCCGACCGCCCAGTGCGTGGACCTGTCGTTCTTCGAGCGCGTGGTGGCGCTGGCCAAGGAACACGACATCCTCGTCGTGCATGACCTGGCCTACGCCGATATCACCTTCGACGGCTACGTCGCGCCGTCTATCATGCAAGTGCCCGGCGCGCGCGATGTCGCGGTCGAGTTCTTCACGATGAGCAAAAGCTACAACATGGCCGGCTGGCGCATCGGCTACATGGTCGGCAACAAAGATCTGGTCAACGCGCTTGCGCGGATCAAGAGCTATCACGACTACGGTACGTTTACGCCGATCCAGGTGGCGGCGATTGCCGCGCTGGACGGCCCGCAGGACTGCGTCAACGAGATCGTGGCGCAGTATCAAAGCCGCCGCGATGTGCTCGTGCGCGGCCTGCACGAAGCAGGTTGGAATGTGGAAATTCCCAAGGCGTCCATGTATATCTGGGCGCAGATCCCCGAGCCCTACCGGGCGATGGGCTCTTTGGAATTTGCCAAGCGTGTCCTTTCGGATGCGAAAGTGGCCGTGTCCCCCGGGATCGGCTTCGGCGAGTATGGCGACGACTACGTGCGCTTCGCTCTTATCGAAAACGAGCAACGCACCCGGCAAGCGGTGCGCGGCATCAAAGATATGTTCCGCAAGGACGGATTGCTGAAATGA
- a CDS encoding Mth938-like domain-containing protein, protein MKLHTDPATAALNTVTAYGDGYIEVNQIRFSSSVAFGPEGEVTEWPVASPADITSSLLHQAAGLTEPVRDPMAFLDEPEAAPASRPANAPEVLLVGTGARQQFLRPEVLRPLLAMGIGVEIMDTHAASRTYNILMAEGRRVVVALIPPNGESQK, encoded by the coding sequence TTGAAGCTGCATACCGACCCTGCGACCGCCGCTCTGAACACCGTCACCGCCTACGGTGATGGCTACATCGAGGTCAATCAGATACGTTTTTCCTCTTCGGTCGCCTTTGGCCCCGAAGGCGAAGTCACCGAGTGGCCTGTTGCGTCGCCGGCTGACATTACATCCTCCCTATTGCATCAGGCGGCCGGTTTGACTGAGCCCGTCCGCGATCCCATGGCATTTCTGGACGAACCAGAAGCCGCCCCCGCCAGCCGCCCGGCCAATGCGCCAGAAGTGCTGCTGGTCGGAACGGGCGCCCGCCAACAGTTCTTGCGTCCTGAAGTGCTGCGTCCCCTGTTGGCAATGGGCATCGGCGTCGAGATCATGGATACCCATGCCGCCTCTCGCACCTACAACATCCTGATGGCCGAGGGGCGCCGCGTCGTCGTCGCCCTCATCCCTCCCAACGGAGAATCCCAGAAATGA
- a CDS encoding SDR family NAD(P)-dependent oxidoreductase → MKNDYLNQTFGLAGRVALVTGAARGLGFAIAHGLGKAGAQVVVNDLSQDACEAARERLAADGIQAHIAPFDVADGAAVADAVASLEDAGVAIDVLVSNAGNQNRKPVVEMSPAEWQTLQNVHVNGAFHCARAVLPAMSKRGFGRIVLMSSVAGQATMPNIAAYATAKGAIAAFARALAVEYGASGITCNALAPGFVRTDFTQGLQDNPQFQSFLATAVPTGRWATPEDIAPAVVYLASPGASFVNGHVLAIDGGLLARM, encoded by the coding sequence TTGAAGAACGACTATCTGAACCAGACGTTCGGTCTGGCGGGGCGCGTCGCGCTGGTGACGGGCGCAGCACGGGGGCTGGGGTTTGCGATCGCGCACGGCTTGGGAAAAGCCGGTGCGCAGGTGGTGGTAAACGACCTGTCGCAGGATGCTTGCGAAGCCGCCCGCGAGCGGCTGGCAGCTGACGGCATCCAGGCCCACATCGCGCCGTTTGATGTGGCGGACGGCGCGGCAGTAGCGGATGCCGTGGCTAGTCTGGAAGACGCTGGCGTTGCCATTGATGTGCTGGTCAGCAATGCTGGCAATCAGAACCGCAAGCCGGTCGTCGAGATGTCGCCAGCCGAATGGCAGACTCTGCAAAATGTGCACGTCAATGGCGCTTTTCATTGCGCACGCGCCGTGCTGCCCGCGATGAGCAAACGCGGTTTTGGCCGCATCGTTTTGATGTCGTCGGTGGCCGGTCAGGCCACGATGCCGAACATTGCTGCTTATGCCACCGCCAAAGGCGCAATTGCTGCCTTCGCGCGTGCGCTGGCAGTGGAGTACGGCGCAAGCGGCATCACTTGCAATGCCCTGGCGCCGGGTTTCGTGCGCACCGATTTCACGCAGGGACTGCAAGACAATCCACAGTTCCAATCCTTCTTGGCTACGGCCGTTCCCACCGGGCGCTGGGCCACGCCGGAAGATATTGCGCCGGCCGTGGTGTACCTGGCATCGCCGGGCGCGTCGTTCGTCAACGGGCACGTCCTGGCGATCGACGGCGGCCTTTTGGCCCGCATGTAG
- a CDS encoding cupin domain-containing protein, with protein MALETPGCPAANALPPLASRFLKVADLPWKPTQVEGIDMKVLMQDKESGLLTALFRWQPGTELPLHEHVEVEQTYVLEGSIVDAEGEVCAGDYVWRPRGNQHVARAPNGALVLSFFLKPNLFIDAYAGQTLE; from the coding sequence ATGGCCCTCGAAACCCCCGGCTGCCCGGCAGCCAACGCGCTGCCGCCGCTGGCCTCGCGCTTCCTGAAAGTCGCTGATCTGCCCTGGAAACCAACGCAGGTAGAAGGCATCGACATGAAGGTGCTGATGCAGGACAAAGAGTCCGGTCTGCTTACCGCCCTGTTCCGCTGGCAGCCCGGCACCGAACTGCCGCTGCATGAACACGTTGAAGTCGAACAGACCTACGTGCTGGAAGGCTCGATCGTGGACGCCGAAGGTGAAGTTTGCGCAGGCGACTACGTATGGCGCCCGCGCGGCAACCAGCACGTGGCGCGCGCGCCCAACGGCGCGCTGGTACTCAGCTTTTTTCTGAAACCCAATCTGTTCATTGACGCCTACGCCGGACAAACACTGGAATAG
- a CDS encoding ABC transporter ATP-binding protein — protein MLSIKNLNAWYGESHVLHGVNLDVKRGELVTILGRNGAGKTTTLRAIMGIMDKRSGSIRLNDQETVGMAPHRIPRLGVVYCPEERAVFRSLSVTENLMLPPKLAQGGMSLDEIYTLFPNLRERSASSGGNLSGGEQQMLAIARILRTGAQLILLDEPTEGLAPVIVQQIGQAIRTLKERGFTIVLVEQNFRFATKVADRHYVMEHGCVVDQLSADEARLDPARIARRLGV, from the coding sequence ATGCTGTCGATCAAGAACCTCAACGCCTGGTATGGCGAGTCCCATGTGCTGCATGGCGTGAACCTGGACGTAAAGCGCGGTGAACTGGTCACCATTCTGGGCCGCAACGGCGCAGGCAAGACAACAACCTTGCGCGCCATCATGGGCATCATGGATAAGCGCAGCGGCTCTATCCGCCTGAATGACCAAGAGACCGTGGGCATGGCGCCGCACCGCATTCCGCGGCTGGGCGTGGTGTATTGCCCCGAAGAACGGGCGGTGTTTCGCAGCCTGAGCGTGACCGAGAACCTGATGCTGCCGCCCAAGCTGGCGCAAGGGGGAATGTCGCTGGACGAGATCTACACGCTGTTTCCGAACCTGCGCGAACGCAGCGCCAGTTCGGGCGGCAACCTCTCGGGCGGTGAACAGCAGATGCTGGCGATTGCGCGCATCCTGCGTACCGGCGCTCAACTGATCTTGCTGGACGAACCCACCGAAGGTCTGGCGCCCGTCATCGTGCAGCAGATCGGGCAGGCCATCCGCACGTTAAAGGAGCGCGGCTTCACCATCGTGCTGGTCGAGCAGAACTTCCGCTTTGCGACCAAGGTGGCTGACCGCCACTACGTCATGGAGCATGGCTGCGTGGTCGACCAATTGTCGGCGGACGAGGCGCGTCTTGATCCTGCCCGGATCGCGCGCCGCCTGGGCGTTTGA
- a CDS encoding fumarylacetoacetate hydrolase family protein has product MDYVLPPQPPVAVPVTGSAALFPVRRVYCVGRNYAEHAKEMGFTGREDPFFFCKPADAVLSVADGETGKMAYPPKTSNLHYEMELVVVLGKGGRNIPVEEANECVWGYALGLDMTRRDLQGEMKKQGRPWEIGKAFDQSAPLGPIHPRSVVGTLDKGAIWLDVNGQRKQSSDISQMLWNIPESISYLSGLFELQPGDIIFSGTPEGVGAVVQGDVITGGVEGLGELRVQIV; this is encoded by the coding sequence ATGGACTACGTATTGCCTCCCCAGCCGCCCGTCGCGGTTCCCGTTACCGGCAGCGCTGCGCTGTTTCCGGTTCGCCGCGTTTATTGCGTGGGCCGCAACTACGCCGAGCATGCCAAGGAAATGGGTTTCACCGGCCGTGAAGACCCGTTCTTCTTCTGCAAGCCCGCCGACGCCGTGTTGAGCGTCGCCGACGGTGAAACCGGCAAGATGGCGTACCCGCCCAAAACCTCCAACCTGCACTACGAGATGGAGCTGGTTGTGGTGCTGGGCAAGGGCGGACGCAATATTCCGGTCGAAGAGGCCAATGAATGCGTGTGGGGTTATGCGCTGGGTCTGGACATGACCCGCCGTGACCTGCAAGGCGAAATGAAGAAGCAGGGCCGTCCCTGGGAAATCGGCAAGGCGTTCGACCAGTCCGCACCCTTGGGTCCTATCCACCCGCGCAGCGTCGTCGGCACTCTGGATAAGGGCGCGATCTGGCTGGATGTGAACGGCCAGCGCAAGCAATCCAGCGACATCTCGCAAATGCTCTGGAATATCCCCGAGAGCATTTCCTATCTGTCGGGCTTGTTTGAGCTGCAACCCGGCGACATCATCTTCAGCGGCACCCCGGAAGGCGTCGGCGCTGTGGTGCAAGGCGATGTGATCACGGGCGGCGTCGAAGGCCTGGGCGAACTGCGTGTGCAGATCGTCTGA
- a CDS encoding peroxiredoxin, whose amino-acid sequence MTPNIGKPAPLFTAESTIGPISLDQCQGRAVILYFYPKDNTPGCTTESQDFRDLNAEFLAASAVVIGISRDSLKSHENFKAKYELPFPLISDADETVCNLFGVIKQKNMYGKQVRGIERSTFLIDAYGVLVQEWRGVKVPGHAKEVLQAAKSIG is encoded by the coding sequence ATGACGCCGAACATAGGCAAGCCCGCACCGCTGTTCACCGCTGAAAGCACCATTGGTCCGATCAGTCTGGACCAATGCCAGGGCCGCGCCGTGATTCTGTATTTTTACCCCAAAGACAATACACCTGGTTGCACCACGGAAAGCCAGGACTTCCGCGACCTGAATGCCGAATTCCTGGCAGCCAGCGCCGTGGTCATCGGGATCTCGCGCGATTCGCTGAAATCGCATGAGAATTTCAAGGCCAAGTACGAACTTCCTTTCCCGCTCATCTCCGACGCCGACGAAACCGTGTGCAATCTGTTCGGCGTCATCAAGCAGAAGAATATGTATGGCAAGCAGGTGCGCGGCATTGAGCGCAGCACCTTTTTGATTGATGCCTATGGCGTGCTGGTGCAGGAGTGGCGCGGGGTGAAGGTCCCGGGCCACGCCAAGGAAGTCCTGCAGGCCGCAAAAAGCATCGGTTAG
- a CDS encoding PhoH family protein: protein MPLPKLPTRPAAILTFPSGESARAQARTTSTAAARSNTQAALADDTEDEMLVQPELEGMAAPARKAQIPAPTRQVAPPPPAAPAARTQTRPAKTTPTATKRAKPRAQNEPRKLFVLDTNVLLHDPSSLFRFEEHDIFLPMMTLEELDHQKKGMSEVARNARQVSRSLDALVQDTTQLDEGLELAKLGNKDATGRLMFQTTAIHSTLPSDLPMGKADNQILGVVRALQEKYAQREVVLVSKDINMRLKARALGMAAEDYFNDHVLEDSDLMYSGVMQLPEDFWNKHGKDVESWQQGGTTFYRIHGPLCSQFVVNQFVYFEGQMPLYAQVREVSGKMAVLATLRDYTHGKNNVWGITARNREQNFAMNLLMNPECDFVSLLGQAGTGKTLLALAAGITQVLETKRYTEIIMTRVTVPVGEDIGFLPGTEEEKMLPWMGALEDNLDVLNMGEGEGNGDWGRAATMDLIRSRIKVKSLNFMRGRTFLNKYLIIDEAQNLTPKQMKTLVTRAGPGTKVICLGNVAQIDTPYLTEGSSGLTFVVDRFKGWPHSGHVTLQRGERSRLADYAGDVL, encoded by the coding sequence ATGCCGCTTCCGAAGTTGCCTACCCGCCCCGCAGCCATCCTGACCTTCCCCTCGGGCGAATCCGCCCGGGCGCAGGCCCGCACGACCTCGACTGCCGCTGCGCGGTCCAATACCCAAGCCGCCCTCGCTGACGACACCGAAGACGAGATGCTGGTTCAGCCTGAACTTGAGGGCATGGCCGCCCCGGCTCGCAAGGCGCAGATTCCCGCGCCAACGCGCCAAGTGGCCCCGCCCCCGCCCGCTGCCCCCGCCGCCCGCACGCAAACGAGGCCGGCCAAGACCACACCAACCGCCACAAAGCGCGCCAAGCCACGCGCCCAGAACGAGCCGCGCAAGCTGTTCGTGCTGGACACGAATGTGCTGCTGCACGATCCCAGCTCGCTGTTCCGGTTTGAAGAGCACGACATCTTCCTGCCGATGATGACGCTGGAAGAACTGGACCACCAGAAAAAGGGCATGTCGGAAGTGGCGCGCAACGCGCGCCAGGTCAGCCGATCGCTGGATGCGCTGGTGCAAGACACCACGCAGCTCGATGAAGGGCTGGAGCTGGCCAAGCTGGGCAACAAGGATGCCACGGGCCGCCTGATGTTCCAGACGACCGCCATCCACAGCACCCTGCCGTCGGACCTGCCCATGGGCAAGGCCGACAACCAGATTCTGGGCGTGGTGCGGGCCTTGCAGGAAAAGTACGCGCAACGTGAAGTCGTGCTGGTGTCCAAAGACATCAACATGCGCTTGAAAGCACGCGCGCTGGGCATGGCTGCCGAGGATTACTTCAACGATCACGTCCTGGAAGACTCGGACCTGATGTACTCGGGCGTAATGCAGTTGCCTGAAGACTTCTGGAACAAGCATGGCAAGGACGTTGAATCGTGGCAGCAAGGCGGCACAACCTTCTACCGCATTCATGGCCCGCTGTGCTCGCAGTTTGTCGTCAACCAGTTCGTCTACTTTGAAGGCCAGATGCCGCTGTACGCGCAAGTGCGCGAGGTCAGCGGCAAGATGGCGGTGCTGGCTACGCTGCGCGACTACACCCACGGCAAGAACAATGTCTGGGGCATTACCGCGCGCAACCGCGAACAGAACTTCGCCATGAACCTGCTGATGAATCCCGAATGCGACTTCGTGTCGCTGCTGGGCCAGGCAGGCACGGGCAAGACGCTGCTGGCGCTGGCTGCGGGTATCACGCAGGTGCTGGAAACCAAGCGCTACACCGAAATCATCATGACCCGCGTCACGGTGCCCGTCGGTGAGGACATTGGTTTCCTGCCCGGTACGGAAGAAGAAAAGATGCTGCCCTGGATGGGTGCGCTGGAAGACAACCTGGATGTGCTCAATATGGGCGAAGGCGAAGGCAACGGGGACTGGGGGCGCGCCGCCACCATGGACCTGATCCGTTCGCGCATCAAGGTCAAGTCGCTGAACTTCATGCGCGGCCGCACTTTCCTGAACAAGTATCTGATCATCGACGAAGCCCAGAACCTGACGCCCAAGCAGATGAAGACGCTGGTGACCCGCGCGGGCCCCGGCACCAAGGTGATCTGCCTGGGCAACGTCGCCCAGATCGATACGCCGTATCTGACCGAAGGCAGCTCCGGCCTGACGTTCGTTGTCGACCGGTTCAAAGGCTGGCCGCACTCCGGGCACGTCACCCTGCAACGCGGCGAACGCTCACGCTTGGCCGACTACGCCGGGGATGTGCTGTAG
- a CDS encoding ABC transporter permease: protein MFEIFGVPSTALFGQLLLGLINGSFYALLSIGLAVIFGLLNIINFAHGAQYTAGAFLAWMLLNYAGVNYWAALVLVPLIMAVFAIVTERLLISRTYRMDHLYGLLLTFGIALLIEGGLRQAYGVSGLPYTIPKALSGGVNLGFMFLPWYRGWAVAVSLVLCLAVWVLIEKTRVGAMLRAATENPTIVRSFGINVPLLITLTYALGVALASVAGVIAAPIYQVSPMMGSNLVVVVFAVVVIGGMGSIMGAIVSGFGLGIIEGLTKVFYPEAANLAIFVIMVLVLLCKPAGLFGKPLQVQNVLAAEASRQPVQLSRRTMRIVMSVLAVVMLIAPWFVYPTFLMKVLCFALFAAAFNLLVGYVGLLSFGHAAFFGAAAYATGIVMKLLGATPELGLLAGALTGGLLGLAFGAIAIRRQGIYFAMITLALSQLVYFVAVQAGFTGGEDGLQSVPRGKLFGLIDLDGVMPMYYFTLVVFALGYAFVLRVLNSPFGEVIRSVRDNEQRARSLGYSTSRYKLIAFTLSASVAGLAGGLKVLVFGVASLTDVHWHANGEVVLMALLGGIGTVFGPLAGAFAFVSLQNYLAPLGSWVLIVQGAIFVLCVLLLRDGIMGLVSRAWLALARVKKES, encoded by the coding sequence GTGTTCGAAATATTCGGTGTGCCGTCGACGGCACTATTCGGCCAGCTCTTGCTCGGCCTGATCAACGGTTCCTTCTACGCCTTGCTCTCGATCGGGCTGGCGGTGATATTCGGCCTGTTGAACATCATTAACTTTGCCCATGGCGCGCAATACACGGCGGGCGCTTTCCTGGCGTGGATGCTGCTGAACTATGCGGGCGTGAACTATTGGGCCGCGCTGGTACTGGTGCCGCTGATCATGGCGGTGTTTGCCATCGTGACCGAACGCCTGCTGATTTCGCGTACCTATCGGATGGATCATCTGTACGGGCTGTTACTGACGTTCGGCATTGCCTTGCTGATCGAGGGCGGGTTGCGGCAGGCCTATGGCGTGTCGGGCTTGCCCTATACGATTCCGAAAGCGTTGAGCGGGGGCGTCAATCTGGGGTTCATGTTCCTGCCGTGGTATCGCGGCTGGGCGGTCGCGGTGTCGCTGGTGCTGTGTCTGGCCGTGTGGGTGCTGATCGAGAAAACGCGTGTGGGCGCGATGCTGCGCGCGGCGACCGAAAATCCGACGATCGTGCGTTCCTTTGGCATCAATGTGCCGCTGCTGATCACGTTGACCTACGCCCTGGGTGTGGCGCTGGCTTCAGTGGCCGGCGTGATCGCGGCGCCCATCTATCAGGTCAGTCCCATGATGGGTTCAAACCTGGTGGTCGTGGTGTTTGCCGTCGTGGTCATTGGCGGGATGGGCTCCATCATGGGCGCCATCGTCAGCGGGTTTGGCCTGGGCATCATTGAAGGGCTGACCAAAGTCTTCTACCCGGAAGCCGCCAATCTGGCGATCTTCGTCATCATGGTGCTGGTGCTGTTGTGCAAACCTGCCGGCCTGTTCGGCAAACCTTTGCAAGTGCAGAACGTGCTGGCGGCGGAAGCCTCCCGGCAGCCGGTGCAGCTCAGCCGCCGTACGATGCGCATTGTGATGTCGGTGCTGGCCGTGGTGATGTTGATTGCGCCGTGGTTCGTATACCCGACTTTTCTCATGAAGGTATTGTGCTTTGCGCTGTTTGCGGCGGCCTTCAACCTGCTGGTGGGTTACGTGGGTTTACTGTCGTTCGGCCACGCGGCGTTTTTTGGCGCGGCGGCCTATGCCACCGGCATCGTCATGAAGCTGCTGGGCGCAACGCCAGAATTGGGGCTGCTGGCCGGGGCGTTGACAGGCGGGCTGCTGGGGCTGGCGTTTGGCGCGATCGCTATCCGGCGTCAAGGCATCTACTTTGCGATGATCACGCTGGCTTTGTCGCAACTGGTGTACTTCGTGGCGGTCCAGGCGGGCTTCACGGGGGGCGAGGACGGCTTGCAGAGCGTGCCGCGCGGCAAATTGTTCGGATTGATTGATCTGGACGGCGTGATGCCCATGTATTACTTCACGCTTGTGGTCTTTGCGCTGGGTTATGCCTTTGTGCTGCGCGTGCTGAATTCACCCTTTGGCGAAGTGATCCGTTCGGTGCGCGACAACGAGCAGCGCGCGCGGTCCTTGGGTTATTCCACGTCGCGCTACAAGCTGATCGCATTCACCTTGTCTGCATCGGTGGCGGGGCTGGCCGGTGGCCTGAAGGTGCTGGTGTTTGGCGTGGCCTCGTTGACTGACGTGCACTGGCACGCAAACGGCGAAGTGGTGCTGATGGCGCTTTTGGGTGGTATTGGCACGGTGTTCGGCCCCCTGGCCGGCGCCTTTGCCTTTGTGTCCTTGCAGAATTATCTGGCGCCGCTAGGGTCATGGGTGTTGATCGTTCAAGGCGCCATCTTTGTGTTGTGCGTATTGTTGCTGCGTGACGGCATCATGGGCCTGGTGTCCCGGGCCTGGCTGGCGCTCGCTCGCGTTAAAAAGGAATCCTGA
- a CDS encoding ABC transporter ATP-binding protein: MSTKALPNAVLSAEGLVKRFGGFNAVDGVTLSLQEGSIHALIGPNGAGKTTCFNLLTKFLTPDAGVIHYRGRDITALSPESIARLGIVRSFQISAVFLGLTVLQNMRVALMRQHGDGLRFWRSRRSVDRLNGRALELLDAVGLANLADTTAALLPYGRKRALEIAMTLALDPEIMLLDEPMAGLGQEDVVRIAALIRRVSVNRSILMVEHNLSVVADLSDTITVLARGAVLAQGDYAAVSRDERVITAYMGSDEEAH, translated from the coding sequence ATGAGCACCAAAGCGCTTCCTAACGCGGTTCTCTCTGCAGAAGGGCTGGTCAAGCGATTCGGCGGTTTCAATGCCGTCGATGGCGTGACGCTCTCTTTGCAAGAAGGGTCCATCCATGCCTTGATCGGCCCTAACGGCGCCGGCAAAACCACCTGCTTCAACCTGCTGACGAAGTTCCTCACGCCTGACGCGGGCGTCATCCATTATCGCGGCCGCGATATCACGGCGCTTTCGCCGGAAAGCATCGCACGGCTGGGCATCGTCCGTTCCTTCCAGATATCTGCGGTGTTTCTGGGGCTGACTGTGTTGCAGAACATGCGCGTCGCCCTCATGCGCCAGCACGGCGACGGTCTGCGTTTTTGGCGCAGCCGCCGCAGTGTCGATCGCCTGAACGGGCGCGCGCTGGAGCTGCTGGATGCGGTGGGCCTGGCGAATCTGGCGGACACTACCGCCGCTTTGCTGCCTTACGGCCGCAAGCGGGCGTTGGAAATCGCCATGACTCTGGCGCTGGACCCGGAAATCATGCTGCTGGACGAACCCATGGCGGGTTTGGGCCAAGAGGACGTGGTCCGCATCGCCGCCTTGATCCGGCGCGTGTCCGTGAATCGCAGCATTCTGATGGTTGAGCACAACCTGTCGGTGGTGGCTGACCTGTCCGACACCATCACGGTTCTTGCGCGCGGCGCAGTGCTGGCGCAGGGTGACTATGCCGCTGTGTCGCGCGATGAGCGCGTCATTACGGCCTACATGGGTTCGGACGAGGAGGCGCACTGA
- a CDS encoding Dabb family protein — protein sequence MFLHVVMLQLSEAADARFHERVQAYCDRILAECAGVAGYAFRPNQASRADGLTHAVVAAFADSAAHDRYQVCPAHQEMKAYMADFIERLVVFDGDIPTFS from the coding sequence ATGTTCTTGCATGTTGTGATGCTGCAACTATCCGAGGCCGCCGATGCGCGATTTCATGAACGGGTCCAGGCCTATTGCGACCGGATACTGGCGGAATGCGCGGGCGTGGCGGGGTACGCCTTCCGGCCAAATCAGGCGAGCCGCGCAGACGGTCTGACGCACGCGGTGGTGGCGGCTTTTGCTGACAGCGCGGCGCACGACCGCTATCAGGTTTGCCCGGCGCATCAAGAGATGAAGGCCTATATGGCGGACTTCATCGAGCGCCTGGTGGTGTTTGATGGGGATATCCCTACATTTTCCTGA